The Schistocerca nitens isolate TAMUIC-IGC-003100 chromosome 7, iqSchNite1.1, whole genome shotgun sequence genome contains a region encoding:
- the LOC126195702 gene encoding uncharacterized protein LOC126195702, whose translation MRLPVQGAEETGASWGRCSCRQPGQRCGRDSTSTSDDRTSASSRRTNDATARHTEGRHLARRLAAGGGGGARRHSAGGRGLSAAAGRWNAEPFWAGVAGGGASSACGRCRRRRCGCPGALAADAGGAAGFRASRSSRQAARSARPTTPATASECTGCAAKSAAATAAGRRDPAATPAKRRRARRATSAVLAACSSTLARWKWKGRAPPASACDSRNESTVSGR comes from the exons ATGCGCTTGCCGGTGCAGGGCGCGGAGGAGACGGGCGCGTCGTGGGGGCGGTGCAGCTGCCGGCAGCCGGGGCAGCGCTGCGGCCGCGACAGCACCAGCACCAGCGACGACCGCACCAGCGCGTCCAGCCGGCGCACGAACGACGCCACGGCGCGCCACACCGAAGGCCGGCACCTGGCGCGCCGCTTGGcggccggcggcggtggcggcgcccgGAGGCACTCGGCTGGGGGCCGCGGCTTGTCGGCCGCGGCGGGCCGGTGGAACGCGGAGCCGTTCtgggcgggcgtcgccggcggcggCGCCTCTTCCGCCTGCGGCAGGTGTCGGCGGCGGCGCTGCGGCTGCCCGGGCGCATTGGCCGCCGACGCCGGCGGAGCGGCGGGGTTCCGCGCGTCGCG cagcagcaggcaggcGGCCAGGTCGGCGCGGCCCACGACGCCCGCCACCGCTTCCGAGTGCACGGGGTGCGCGGCGAAGagcgcggcggcgacggcggccggCAGGCGCGACCCGGCGGCGACGCCGGCGAAGAGGCGGCGCGCGAGGCGGGCCACCAGCGCCGTGTTGGCGGCGTGCAGCAGCACGTTGGCCAGGTGGAAGTGGAAGGGCCGCGCGCCGCCCGCCAGCGCGTGCGACAGCCGGAACGAGAGCACCGTGAGCGGTCGGTAG